Genomic DNA from Paenibacillus borealis:
ACTTTGTTACCGCAGTCAGAGAGCTTAGCCGCCTATTCGCCGTCCGGGGCCGGGTGCTGCCCGCTGCTGGGGAAGCTGTAGTGCTGCATGCCGAGATGTCGGATGGTACCCTGATTACCGGCGAATCCAAAATACCGGAAGCCGGCGGTGTAATCAAACGCGTGTTTCTGGAGCCTGCCGATGTGGAGCCTCTGCCGGAGGCGCTGGAAGCGATCCGGAATGCGGATGCGATTCTGCTCGGTCCGGGCAGTCTGTATACAAGCATTCTGCCGAATCTGCTGGTGCCGAAGCTGGCTGAAGCCGTTGTGGCTTCGGACGCTATCAAAATATTTGTATGCAATGTAATGACCCAGCCCGGTGAAACGGATAATTATACGGTCAGTGATCATCTTCAGGCGGTATACGACCATATCGGACTGCATCTGTTCGATTATGTAATTGTGAACGATGGAGAGATCCCGGAGCAGGTTCAGATCAAATATGCCGAGAAAGGCGCACGTCCGGTGCAGCTTGACCGCGATGTCGTTGACGGCAACGGATATAAGGTGATTGCCGACAAACTGGTATTATTCAAAACCTATTTGAGGCATGATACAGATAAGCTTAGCCACCATATTTTCCAGCTTGTTCAGGATTGGATTGACAGAAAGAGTTAACATGAAAGAGGTGAGCCCCTTGTCTTTTGCGGCCCTTACCAAAAAAGAGCTGACGATGGTCGAGAGCCAGCCCTGCTGTGAGAAAGCGGAAATGTCAGCGCTGATCCGGATGAATGGTTCGGTGCAGCTTTCGAGCAAAAAGGTTGTTCTCGACATTTCGACGGAGAACGCCGCGATTGCAAGGCGGGTATATTCTTTACTTAAGAAATATTACCAGGTCCATATCGAGCTGCTCGTGCGTAAAAAAATGCGTTTGAAGAAGAATAACGTCTATATCGTAAGAATCCCAAACCGGGTTCAGGAGATCCTGAAGGATCTGCGGATTGTCTCGGAAGGCTTTATCTTCACCGATGGCATCGATGATGAAATCGTCGGCAAGAACTGCTGCAAGCGTGCTTACTTGCGCGGAGCCTTCATGGCTGGCGGTTCGGTGAATAATCCGGAGGGTTCTTCTTATCACCTGGAAATCGCTTCGATGTATGAGGAGCACTGTAAGGCGCTCGTGGAGCTGGCTGGCGAATTTCACCTGAATGCCCGCTGCATAGAACGCAAGAAAGGCTTCATCCTATACATCAAGGAAGGCGAGAAGATTATCGAATTCTTAAGTTTGATCGGAGCCCATCAGGCGCTGTTCAAATTCGAGGATGTACGGATCATGCGCGATATGCGTAACTCCGTCAACCGGATCGTCAACTGTGAAACGGCCAATCTTAACAAAACGATCAGCGCCGCGGTACGCCAGATTGAGAATATCAAGCTGCTGCAGCGTGAGGTGGGGCTGGAAAGCCTGCCGGATAAGCTGCGCGAGGTCGCGGAAATCAGACTTGCACATCCGGATATCAACCTGAAGGAAGTTGGCGATATGCTGGGCGGCACCGTCAGTAAATCAGGCGTAAACCACCGGTTGCGTAAAATCGATGAGCTGGCTGACAAGGTGCGGGGCAGCTGATTATTTTTTTTCTAGTGTGGTAGAGGTTATAATGATATAATATTATAAAATTAATGTGAAATTTTTGGGCAGATCTCAAATAGGGGGTAAGCGTTTCATGACAAAGCACCCGGTAGTTGTTCGGTTGAAGACGGGGCTCCATGCTCGGCCGGCAGCATTGTTTGTGCAAGAAGCTAATAAGTTTTCGTCGGAGATTTTCGTGGAAAAAGACGATAAAAAAGTTAACGCCAAAAGTATCATGGGCATTATGAGCCTTGCGATCAGTTCCGGTACGGAGATTTATATCAGCGCAGATGGCGCAGATGCGGAACAAGCTGTAACCGCTTTGACAAGTCTTGTAAGTAAGGAAGAACTCGAGAATCAATAAATGGTACAACGTCTTACCGAAAGCCCTTAGGGGCTTTTTTTTCATATTATTTATGTATAAGGGGAGATATGCAGATGCAGTTCCAAGGCAGTAAGGTAACTTTAGTGGAGCCTACAGAAACGCTCAGAGAGCCATATATGGCATTTTATGAAGAGTGGAAGGCCAGCGGAGAGCCGATCGTTCCCTGGGTGGTCGAAATCGATCCTGCTGACTTTGCCGGGATGATTCAATCTCTGCGAGAGTATGCGGATGGAGTGAATATCAAAGACGGATGGGTGAGCAGTTCAACCTTCTGGCTGGTGACAACGGGTGACCGGGTGGTGGGTGCCGTGAACATCAGACACCGGCTGACGGAAACTTTAATCCGTACAGGCGGGCATATCGGCTATGGCGTGGTCCCTTCGGAGCGCAGACAGGGATATGCCAGTGAACTTCTGAAGCAGGCTCTCCTGAAAGCTGGTGAACTGGGCATAGAGAAGGCGCTCGTGGTCTGCGACGCCGTCAATACAGCATCGGAACGGACAATCCGCAAGAATGGCGGAATAGAGGATAGCGAATATATCGAGGAGGACGGAAATGTCATCCGGCGTTTCTGGATAGAGACCAAATAAATTATTTAAATAACGTACATAGGATATGCAACTTTTGCCAAGCAGGTCCGTCTAGAGGGTACCAACACTTAAAGAAACGAAAGGGGATGGCAAGCATGATTAAATTTGGCAAATCAATCGGAGCAGTGCTGCTGGCAGGAAGCTTGATTATAGGAGGAATGGGGCTGAGCGGAGTGCTAAAAGGTCCTGAAAAGGCTTACGCTGCCGACGAGGTGCAGAAGAATATTGTGAACGTAGTCGGTAAAGGCGAACTTGCAATCAAACCGGATATCGTTTATCTCTCCATCGGGGTAACTACCACGGCCGATACTGCGCAAGAGGCGCAGAAGGGTACCGCAGCCAAGATTGCGAAGCTGACTGCATTATTCAAAACAACCTGGGGAATTGCGGACAAGGATATTCAGAGCACCCAGTTCTATGTACAGCCTAATTACGTCTATAACGAGAAGGAAGGCCAGCAGGTTAAAGGCTATAATGCCCAGCATACCCTGAAGATTTCCTACCGTGATCTGACTAAGGTCGGACAATTACTGGATGCCGCATCTACGGCAGGCGCGAATAATATCGGTAATGCAAGCTTTGCGATCGAAGATCCATCAGCCTTTGAAGCACAGGTTATCGAAAAAGCAATGCTGAATGCAGATGTAAAAGCGGCAGCGATTGCTAAAGCGGCGAAACGCGGACTCGGCCAGGTGGTGACGGTCATTCAGAGCGATGACGGGAATAACCCGGTTATCTATATGGAATCTGCTAAAATGGCTAATACTTCAGCAGATTCAGCTGCCGGAAGTTCCGTTGAACCCGGAGAAGTTAAAGTAACCACTCAGCTGAGCGTAACCTATGAATTGAAATAAAGTGACCGCGAAGAGGCGCTTGCTCTGCTGTTTATGGCAGGGCGGGCGCCTTTTTTAGGAGAAAGTTTCGTTGAAATCTCTCAAATTGTTTAAATAAATGTAATAAGGTTGATAGAATGACTCTTAAATCCTTAAGAAACTGTAAAGCGCATTGTAACATCCGCCGATCTTCTTATCACTATAATAGGAAGAGTGAAGCTGAGGGAACACATCACGTAACTATCATCGTACCAGCGGAAGGGGAAGAACAACAATGAAAATGAATGATACTTTGAAGAAATACGCCCGCAAATGGGGCGCAGGAATGATTGCAGCGGGAATGCTGCTCGGTGGAGCCGCAATACCAGCAGGTATAACTCAGGCAGCTCCAGCAGCTGCTCAGGTGAAGGCTGCATCCTCCCCGGTAGTACTGAAGGTAAACGGCAAGATTGCAGCGCAGAAGGGGCTTTTCCAGGACGGAAAGGTATGGATTCCGGTAACGTTTATGCGCGATGCGCTGGGGATGCCGCTATCTTATGATAAAGCAGAGAAGACGTATACCATCGGTACAGGTACTACAAAAACTAAACTGACGGTTACTGAATACTATACTACGATTAAAGTGAACAATTATTTTATCGGCGAATATGAAGTGAAGAATATGGATAACCGCTTCTATGTTTCGTTTGACCTGCTCAGCGATTACTTAGGCTACAAGGGTGACTGGAGTGCCGCTACGGGACGGCTCAATGTGATGAAGAGAACGCAAAATGCGGTAACTATAAAGACTGAGAGCTATGTTAAGGACCATAAAGATGCACCAATCAAGCTGGATTATCCACAGGTCAGCGGTCTTGCAAGTAGCGAGGCTGAGAAGGCAATCAATGATACAATCAAACAGACGATTCAGAAATACGCGGCTTACGCCGAAGATCAAATCTCCCTTAAATCCGAGGACGACCGTCCGTATGAATTCGAAGGCGGTTATGTGGTCACTTATAATCAGGACGGCGTGCTCAGTCTGATCACGAATCAATACGGGTACACCGGCGGTGCACATGGATCGACTATCCGCAATGCCTTTACCTTCTCACTTAAGGACGGCAAACGCCTGCTGCTGGGGGATTTGTTCAAGGCTAATCCTAACTACAAGAAACAGCTGAATGCCAAGGTATCTACTGAAATCAAGGCAAACGGAGGTTATCTGGGAGGATTCACAGGCCTGAATACAGAGAAATACTTCTATCTGAAAGAGGGCAAGGTCGTGCTCTTCTTCCAGCAATATGAGTATACTGCATACGCTACAGGCTTCCCGGAGGTAATCTTCAGCTTCAAGGAGCTGCTGCCGGACGGAAGCAGTCCGTTCACAGCATTGAAATAACCTATTAGGCTCACAGTTCCGGCAGTTCCATCTATCATGCCCTTGTGTTTCCTCCGGGAGACGTAAGGGCATGATTTCATTTGCGTGCCTATTAAGGCCGCCTTGCCGTTACCACATCCCCCGGGCAGTCATAAGCTAAAGAAAGCAGGCAGCTTATAGCGGGGAGGGAAGGATATGGTCTATCAGTATACGGCCATTGGAGATTCATTAACGACCGGATTCGGGGCGCTGCCCGGGAACGGATTTGTTCCCGTCTACCGCCGGATGGCGGAAGGGCGGCTGCAGACTCCGGTTGCTTCAGCGAATCTGGGAGTGAACGGTCTGACAACAGCGGGGCTGGAGCAGCGCCTTAAGACAGATGGCGGTTTTCGTTCTGCGGTTAAGGATGCGGAGATCATCACCGTCTCTATCGGCGGCAATGATCTGATTAAGGCCGCCAAAGCCGCAGCGGGAAGGCCGGGTGAGCTGAATGGATATCTGCAAAAAGCGCTCCGGGACTGCAAACGGAATTTCAGCGATATTATGAGTACTCTGTCACAGCTGAAGACGGGTACGCGCAGTCCCTATATTATCCGGATTGTAGGTCTCTATAATCCGTATCCGCAGGTGGATGAGGCTACAGAATGGGTAAGGCAGTTCAACCGCTATGCGGCAGGCTACAGCAGTTATGCCGTAGGATTTGCTTCCATTTATCATGAATTTGCCGGCAATGAGCGGGGGCTGCTGTTCCTGGATCATATCCATCCGAACGGCAGGGGCTACCGGGTAATCGCCGGTAAGCTGGATGCCCTGGGATATGGAAGTTTGAGGTGAATCATCAGCATATACGCCAAATAAAGAGGCTGCCGCAGACCTGTAGGTCCGTGGCAGCCTCTTTATTTGGTGGTAAAGTATAGAATTTAAACGCCTGTCGGCAATGTCTTCTCAATGACTTTATCGACAATGCCATATTCAGCTGCATCGGCAGCACTCATGAAGTAGTCGCGGTCTGTATCCTTCTCGATCTTCTCGATCGGCTGACCGGTACGTTCGGACAGAATGCGGTTCAGCTTCTCACGCAGCTTGATGATGCGGCGGGCGCGGATTTCGATATCCGAAGCCTGACCCTGTGCACCGCCGAGCGGCTGGTGAATCATAATTTCGCTGTTCGGCAAGGCAAAGCGCTTGCCCTTGGCGCCGGCGTTAAGCAGGAAGGCTCCCATGGAAGCGGCCATCCCTACACAGATGGTGGACACATCCGGTTTAATGTACTGCATTGTATCAAATATAGCCATACCCGCTGTAATGGAACCGCCAGGGCTGTTCACATACAGGTGAATATCCTTATCCGGATCCTCGGCAGCCAGGAACAGCATTTGTGCGATGATGGAATTGGCCACCACGTCATTAACCTCCGTTCCAAGGAAAATGATGCGGTCCTTCAGCAGGCGGGAATAGATGTCATAAGCGCGCTCACCGCGGTTGCTCTGTTCTACTACCATAGGAATATAACTCACGTGGAAAACCTCCTTGAAATTGGTGCTTCGAATGTGTTCATTTTTACTGTTACCGTATTAACCACATGATAAACAAATTCAAACAAAAAGTCAAAGAAAGTCAAACCTGCAGTGAAAAAAGATTTTGGGACCGGCCGAGTTTGCTCAACCTCCCTGCTGGACGGCTAGGAGCATGGACTTAAATTTCCTGCGTTTGTGGTAATTTGGAAATAAACAAGATGAAGTCGGGGGCCATTCCTGCATTAAACTATGCGTCTAATCTATGTAGCATGAAAAAGACCCGCAAAAAGGAAATTTCCATTCTGCGGGTCGAATATATTTATTTGGTTAAATTGTAAATGATGGCGCGCCCGCCAAGAATCGAACTTGGATCTCAGGCTTCGGAGGCCTACGTCATATCCATTGGACCACGGGCGCAACAGAAATTATTATAATACACATATCGTATAAAAGCAACGTGTAAAACCAGTCGTGCAAAAAATAGTTTTTCCGGCTCCCGGGCAGATGAGAGCTTCCCACCTGATAGTCAGGTGAATGGAGGTTTTCAGGCATGCGCTTAAGGGCGTGGTCACTTCTCACAGACCGGAAGATGTATAAGATGAAACCGGTCTGAGAATTATAGTCTCGGAACACTTGCACTCTGCGTCAGTTTTGGGTAGAATATGGGTGGGACTTAAAAAGTTAACCCGGGACATTTTGAGACCATGAACGAGGGAAAAGAGAAAGACGAAGTTGCAGGAGTGAAAGCATGCGTAATTTATTGGAAATCCAAAAGCAGCTTCTGCCTGATCTCATGGAAACCCTTAAGAGACGGTATACGATTCTACATCAGATCATGCTGTCCGATATTATTGGGCGCAGAACGCTTGCCGCCTCGCTTGATATGACCGAGCGGGTGCTGCGCGCCGAGACGGATCTTCTGAAATCGCAAGGGCTCATTGAGATCGAGAGCGTCGGCATGCGCATTAGCGATGCCGGGCGCAGACTGCTTGACCTGCTGGAGCCGATCGCCAAGAGCCTCTTCGGCCTGGATGATCTGGAAGAGAAAATTCGTACAACGTACGGTCTCAGTAAAGTAATTGTTGTACCTGGCGACTGCGAGACCTCGCTGTTCACCAAGCGTGAACTGGGGCGTGCAGGTTCGAAGGCACTGCTCAGTGTACTGCGCAGTGATGACACGATTGCCGTCACAGGCGGATCGACCCTGGCCGAAATGGCCGATCAGTTGACCCCGCCGCTATCCCTTTCCTATAAGAACGCCTGGGTCGTTCCGGCGCGCGGGGGACTGGGAGAGAGTATGGAAATTCAGGCCAACACCATTGCTTCGACTATGGCCAAACGGATTGGTGCCAATTACCGTCTGCTCCATGTGCCTGATCTGCTCAGCGGCGATGCCTATCAGTCGCTTGCGCTGGACTCCAATATTGGAGAGATTGTACAGATTATCCGCAGATCGCGTATTATTGTGCATGGAATTGGTGATGCCATTGAAATGACCCACCGCCGTAAGCTGGACTCCGGTACAATCTCAGAGATTCAGGGCGAGGGTGCAGTAGCCGAATCGTTCGGTTATTATTTCAACGAGAATGGCGAAGTGGTGCATACCATGTTAACCATGGGGCTGCGTCTGGAAGACATTATCCGTACAGAAATCGTCATCGGTATTGCCGGAGGCAAACGCAAGGCGAAGGCCATTCATGCGATGCTGCGGTTCGGGCAAGAGGATATTCTCGTAACAGACGAGGCGGCTGCTGTCGAAATCGGCAGAGAAATCGACAAACAGTTGCAGCAAGTTCTATAGATCCCATTTTATGGGGCGCGCGCGGACTGATTATGCATTATACTTAACATTGTTGTCTTGACGAGCCTCACGGCCTGTCTTGAATAAATAAAACGAAATCTAGGAGGAACTATTCAATGAGTGTAAAAGTTGGTATTAACGGTTTTGGACGTATTGGACGCCTTGCATTCCGCCGTATTCAAAATGTAGAAGGTATCGAAGTGGTAGCAATCAACGACTTGACTGACGCTAAGATGCTTGCTCATTTGCTTAAATATGATACAACTCAAGGTAAATTCCAAGGCGATGTTGAAGTGCATGACGGCTTCTTCAAAGTTAACGGTAAAGATGTTAAGGTTCTGGCAAACCGCAACCCTGAAGAACTTCCTTGGGGAGAGCTTGGCGTTGATATCGTTCTGGAATGCACAGGTTTCTTCACAACTAAAGAAGCCGCTGAGAAGCACCTTAAAGGCGGAGCTAAGAAAGTAGTTATTTCCGCTCCAGCTACAGGCGACATGAAAACTGTTGTTTACAACGTAAACGATGACATCCTTGATGGCACTGAAACAGTTATCTCCGGCGCATCTTGCACAACTAACTGTCTGGCTCCAATGGCCAAAGTCCTGAACGACAAGTTCGGTATCATTGAAGGCCTGATGACTACTATCCACGCTTACACTGGCGACCAGAACACTCTTGATGCTCCACACGCTAAAGGCGACTTCAGACGTGCCCGCG
This window encodes:
- a CDS encoding DUF3298 and DUF4163 domain-containing protein — translated: MKMNDTLKKYARKWGAGMIAAGMLLGGAAIPAGITQAAPAAAQVKAASSPVVLKVNGKIAAQKGLFQDGKVWIPVTFMRDALGMPLSYDKAEKTYTIGTGTTKTKLTVTEYYTTIKVNNYFIGEYEVKNMDNRFYVSFDLLSDYLGYKGDWSAATGRLNVMKRTQNAVTIKTESYVKDHKDAPIKLDYPQVSGLASSEAEKAINDTIKQTIQKYAAYAEDQISLKSEDDRPYEFEGGYVVTYNQDGVLSLITNQYGYTGGAHGSTIRNAFTFSLKDGKRLLLGDLFKANPNYKKQLNAKVSTEIKANGGYLGGFTGLNTEKYFYLKEGKVVLFFQQYEYTAYATGFPEVIFSFKELLPDGSSPFTALK
- the gap gene encoding type I glyceraldehyde-3-phosphate dehydrogenase, yielding MSVKVGINGFGRIGRLAFRRIQNVEGIEVVAINDLTDAKMLAHLLKYDTTQGKFQGDVEVHDGFFKVNGKDVKVLANRNPEELPWGELGVDIVLECTGFFTTKEAAEKHLKGGAKKVVISAPATGDMKTVVYNVNDDILDGTETVISGASCTTNCLAPMAKVLNDKFGIIEGLMTTIHAYTGDQNTLDAPHAKGDFRRARAAAENIIPNTTGAAKAIGLVIPELKGKLDGAAQRVPVATGSLTELVTVLDKSVTVEEINAAMKEASDPETYGYTEDEIVSSDIKGMTFGSLFDATQTKVLTVGDKQLVKTVAWYDNEMSYTAQLVRTLEKFAKLAQ
- the whiA gene encoding DNA-binding protein WhiA, whose translation is MSFAALTKKELTMVESQPCCEKAEMSALIRMNGSVQLSSKKVVLDISTENAAIARRVYSLLKKYYQVHIELLVRKKMRLKKNNVYIVRIPNRVQEILKDLRIVSEGFIFTDGIDDEIVGKNCCKRAYLRGAFMAGGSVNNPEGSSYHLEIASMYEEHCKALVELAGEFHLNARCIERKKGFILYIKEGEKIIEFLSLIGAHQALFKFEDVRIMRDMRNSVNRIVNCETANLNKTISAAVRQIENIKLLQREVGLESLPDKLREVAEIRLAHPDINLKEVGDMLGGTVSKSGVNHRLRKIDELADKVRGS
- a CDS encoding GNAT family N-acetyltransferase, producing MQFQGSKVTLVEPTETLREPYMAFYEEWKASGEPIVPWVVEIDPADFAGMIQSLREYADGVNIKDGWVSSSTFWLVTTGDRVVGAVNIRHRLTETLIRTGGHIGYGVVPSERRQGYASELLKQALLKAGELGIEKALVVCDAVNTASERTIRKNGGIEDSEYIEEDGNVIRRFWIETK
- the clpP gene encoding ATP-dependent Clp endopeptidase proteolytic subunit ClpP, whose protein sequence is MSYIPMVVEQSNRGERAYDIYSRLLKDRIIFLGTEVNDVVANSIIAQMLFLAAEDPDKDIHLYVNSPGGSITAGMAIFDTMQYIKPDVSTICVGMAASMGAFLLNAGAKGKRFALPNSEIMIHQPLGGAQGQASDIEIRARRIIKLREKLNRILSERTGQPIEKIEKDTDRDYFMSAADAAEYGIVDKVIEKTLPTGV
- a CDS encoding gluconeogenesis factor YvcK family protein; protein product: MGGGTGLSVMLRGLKEKPLDITAIVTVADDGGSSGILRSELQMPPPGDIRNVLTAMADVEPLMAQIMRYRFSTGEGLAGHSLGNLILAALTDISGDFVTAVRELSRLFAVRGRVLPAAGEAVVLHAEMSDGTLITGESKIPEAGGVIKRVFLEPADVEPLPEALEAIRNADAILLGPGSLYTSILPNLLVPKLAEAVVASDAIKIFVCNVMTQPGETDNYTVSDHLQAVYDHIGLHLFDYVIVNDGEIPEQVQIKYAEKGARPVQLDRDVVDGNGYKVIADKLVLFKTYLRHDTDKLSHHIFQLVQDWIDRKS
- a CDS encoding HPr family phosphocarrier protein, with the protein product MTKHPVVVRLKTGLHARPAALFVQEANKFSSEIFVEKDDKKVNAKSIMGIMSLAISSGTEIYISADGADAEQAVTALTSLVSKEELENQ
- a CDS encoding SIMPL domain-containing protein codes for the protein MIKFGKSIGAVLLAGSLIIGGMGLSGVLKGPEKAYAADEVQKNIVNVVGKGELAIKPDIVYLSIGVTTTADTAQEAQKGTAAKIAKLTALFKTTWGIADKDIQSTQFYVQPNYVYNEKEGQQVKGYNAQHTLKISYRDLTKVGQLLDAASTAGANNIGNASFAIEDPSAFEAQVIEKAMLNADVKAAAIAKAAKRGLGQVVTVIQSDDGNNPVIYMESAKMANTSADSAAGSSVEPGEVKVTTQLSVTYELK
- a CDS encoding sugar-binding transcriptional regulator, whose protein sequence is MRNLLEIQKQLLPDLMETLKRRYTILHQIMLSDIIGRRTLAASLDMTERVLRAETDLLKSQGLIEIESVGMRISDAGRRLLDLLEPIAKSLFGLDDLEEKIRTTYGLSKVIVVPGDCETSLFTKRELGRAGSKALLSVLRSDDTIAVTGGSTLAEMADQLTPPLSLSYKNAWVVPARGGLGESMEIQANTIASTMAKRIGANYRLLHVPDLLSGDAYQSLALDSNIGEIVQIIRRSRIIVHGIGDAIEMTHRRKLDSGTISEIQGEGAVAESFGYYFNENGEVVHTMLTMGLRLEDIIRTEIVIGIAGGKRKAKAIHAMLRFGQEDILVTDEAAAVEIGREIDKQLQQVL
- a CDS encoding GDSL-type esterase/lipase family protein gives rise to the protein MVYQYTAIGDSLTTGFGALPGNGFVPVYRRMAEGRLQTPVASANLGVNGLTTAGLEQRLKTDGGFRSAVKDAEIITVSIGGNDLIKAAKAAAGRPGELNGYLQKALRDCKRNFSDIMSTLSQLKTGTRSPYIIRIVGLYNPYPQVDEATEWVRQFNRYAAGYSSYAVGFASIYHEFAGNERGLLFLDHIHPNGRGYRVIAGKLDALGYGSLR